One Stigmatopora nigra isolate UIUO_SnigA chromosome 1, RoL_Snig_1.1, whole genome shotgun sequence DNA segment encodes these proteins:
- the LOC144199119 gene encoding midkine-A-like, with protein sequence MKATLLLLFVALITIKAVAGGKNNKEKIKPSPSGSDCTEWRYGNCVPSNGDCGAGFREGTCNQQTKKMKCKVPCNWKKNFGADCKYRFGSWGECDANSGVQARSGTLKKALYNAECQQTISVTKPCLGKTKTKSKGKKKKGNGQ encoded by the exons atgaaGGCTACATTGCTGCTGCTCTTTGTCGCGCTCATCACAATCAAAGCTGTAGCTggagggaaaaacaacaaag AAAAAATTAAACCTTCCCCGTCCGGGTCAGATTGCACCGAATGGCGCTATGGAAACTGTGTCCCTAGCAACGGAGACTGTGGGGCCGGGTTTCGGGAGGGCACATGTAATCAGCAAACcaagaaaatgaaatgcaaagttCCTTGCAACTGGAAGAAGAACTTTGGAG CTGACTGTAAGTACAGGTTTGGAAGTTGGGGCGAATGCGACGCAAATTCTGGCGTCCAGGCCAGAAGCGGAACTTTGAAGAAGGCGCTGTATAATGCCGAGTGCCAGCAGACCATTTCTGTCACCAAACCCTGTCTTGGCAAAACCAAGACAAAAAGCAAAG gaaagaagaaaaaaggcaaCGGGCAGTAA